From the Acetonema longum DSM 6540 genome, one window contains:
- a CDS encoding SpoIIE family protein phosphatase, with the protein MNPLHAEIGVAQLSKVGEELCGDKLEIARTADSTIIVLSDGLGSGVKANILATLTTKIACSMLKRGIPLDEVVNTITETLPVCSQRKIAYSTFQIVEVTNQGQATVVEFDSPSAYLLRNGRVSPFPTQVKLIGNKVVNIGQLLLQTDDIIVLVSDGVIHAGIGGLLKLGWNWDGIAHYLESECWGTPDPEGIVQKIMQCCEGYYLGKPGDDSTAAAIRLRQPRYLTLFTGPPSDAALDEKVVKRLMRQPGVKIAAGGTTAAIISKVIHRPLRVDTSYYDPQIPPIGFIEGIDLVTEGVLTLNATVERIRDAQGNRGSSAKDGASLLANLLLQADIIQVFAGTAVNPAHQNPHFPQKMNIKTQVLEKLRTILEIKGKQVTLEWF; encoded by the coding sequence GTGAACCCGTTGCATGCAGAAATCGGCGTGGCCCAGCTATCCAAAGTCGGTGAAGAGCTGTGCGGCGATAAACTGGAAATTGCGCGCACGGCAGATTCTACGATTATTGTGCTTTCCGATGGCTTGGGCAGCGGCGTTAAAGCAAATATACTGGCAACTTTGACGACCAAGATTGCCTGTTCCATGTTGAAGCGGGGGATACCGCTTGATGAAGTAGTAAACACGATTACCGAAACGCTGCCGGTATGCAGCCAAAGAAAAATTGCCTATTCCACCTTCCAAATTGTAGAAGTGACAAATCAGGGACAGGCTACCGTGGTCGAATTCGATAGCCCTTCTGCCTATTTGTTGCGTAACGGTCGGGTATCGCCTTTTCCCACCCAGGTCAAATTGATTGGAAACAAAGTAGTTAATATAGGTCAACTGCTATTGCAAACAGATGATATAATAGTATTGGTAAGTGACGGCGTCATACATGCCGGCATCGGAGGCTTGCTGAAACTTGGCTGGAATTGGGATGGGATTGCTCACTATCTTGAAAGCGAGTGTTGGGGAACCCCGGATCCGGAAGGTATTGTGCAGAAAATTATGCAGTGCTGTGAAGGCTATTATTTAGGAAAGCCGGGTGATGACTCCACAGCCGCCGCGATCAGATTGCGCCAGCCCCGGTACCTGACCTTATTTACAGGCCCGCCGTCTGATGCAGCCTTAGACGAAAAAGTGGTGAAACGCCTGATGCGTCAGCCGGGAGTTAAAATTGCCGCGGGGGGGACGACGGCTGCCATCATCAGCAAAGTGATCCATAGGCCATTGCGTGTGGATACTTCTTATTATGACCCGCAGATTCCGCCGATTGGTTTCATCGAGGGGATTGATTTGGTTACGGAAGGTGTCCTGACTTTAAATGCCACAGTGGAACGGATTAGAGATGCCCAAGGCAACCGAGGGAGTTCGGCTAAAGATGGGGCCTCTTTATTGGCGAACTTGCTGCTGCAGGCAGATATTATTCAGGTTTTTGCAGGAACAGCTGTAAATCCGGCGCATCAGAATCCGCATTTTCCCCAGAAGATGAACATCAAGACTCAGGTACTGGAAAAATTGCGCACTATATTAGAAATAAAAGGAAAGCAAGTAACACTGGAATGGTTTTGA
- a CDS encoding 4Fe-4S dicluster domain-containing protein, whose amino-acid sequence MSQVTEVIKIQRKVWAEITRMTLAGELEANVDEILRTVVTENGPRYRCCVHKERAVLRDRINMALSQPIASDIQVSAGRSLEGHMEEGPLVRVLPEACDRCPIDKFMVTDACRNCLAHNCINSCPKKAIMVVQNRAYIDKTQCVECGMCKKSCSYGAIIEISRPCERACDLKAISAAADRRAAIDYGKCVQCGSCKVACPFGAISDRSFIVQVIQAIKAQKPVYAIIAPAFIGQFGLKVRPGQVTSALLQFGFEAVREVALGADIVTLEETKEFVAAVPAKKKYLTTSCCPAFVTMIEKHLPDSLTHVSTTVSPMIATAKMIKQENPSAVVVFLGPCIAKKAEGWQNRDMVDYVLTFEEMAAMLDGAGINIAETEEREYQVSASRDGYMFARTGGVMQAVADTAAQLAPDVSLKPYRCEGLANCKNVVAQLEKGQIDANFLEGMACIGGCVGGPGTLVDTRVTTRLVDNFAAASARKTAPDNQEAVTVTKQLTHWHKNQ is encoded by the coding sequence ATGTCGCAAGTAACGGAAGTCATTAAAATCCAACGGAAAGTATGGGCTGAAATCACCAGAATGACTTTGGCGGGAGAATTAGAAGCCAATGTGGATGAGATACTGCGTACAGTTGTTACCGAAAACGGGCCCAGGTATCGTTGTTGCGTGCATAAAGAAAGAGCAGTGCTGCGCGACAGAATCAATATGGCCCTAAGTCAGCCGATCGCCTCGGATATTCAGGTATCTGCCGGCCGGTCCCTGGAAGGTCATATGGAAGAAGGTCCGCTGGTCCGGGTGTTACCCGAGGCCTGTGATCGTTGCCCGATTGACAAATTTATGGTGACAGATGCCTGTAGAAACTGCTTGGCGCATAACTGTATCAACAGTTGTCCTAAAAAGGCAATTATGGTGGTTCAGAATCGGGCTTATATTGACAAAACCCAATGTGTGGAATGCGGTATGTGTAAAAAGTCATGTTCTTATGGGGCAATTATCGAGATCAGCCGTCCCTGTGAACGGGCCTGTGATCTTAAAGCCATCAGCGCCGCTGCGGACCGGCGGGCTGCGATTGATTACGGCAAATGCGTGCAATGCGGTTCCTGCAAAGTTGCCTGTCCCTTTGGAGCCATTAGCGACCGGAGCTTCATTGTACAGGTGATTCAAGCTATAAAGGCCCAAAAACCAGTCTATGCGATTATAGCGCCGGCTTTTATTGGCCAATTTGGTCTGAAGGTCAGACCGGGTCAAGTGACCAGTGCTCTGCTTCAATTCGGATTTGAGGCAGTCAGAGAGGTGGCACTGGGGGCAGATATAGTCACACTGGAAGAGACCAAAGAATTCGTTGCGGCAGTGCCGGCCAAGAAAAAATATCTGACGACATCTTGTTGTCCGGCTTTTGTGACCATGATTGAAAAGCATCTGCCCGACAGCTTGACTCACGTATCGACAACAGTTTCACCCATGATTGCCACCGCTAAAATGATCAAACAGGAGAATCCCTCTGCCGTGGTTGTCTTCCTTGGTCCCTGCATCGCTAAGAAAGCTGAGGGATGGCAAAACCGAGATATGGTTGACTATGTTTTGACTTTTGAAGAAATGGCGGCGATGCTGGACGGGGCAGGCATTAATATCGCCGAAACGGAAGAACGGGAATATCAGGTATCAGCTTCACGGGACGGCTATATGTTTGCCCGGACCGGAGGAGTCATGCAGGCGGTTGCAGATACGGCTGCCCAACTGGCACCGGATGTATCGCTTAAGCCTTATCGCTGCGAAGGGTTGGCAAACTGTAAAAATGTTGTTGCTCAGCTTGAAAAGGGACAAATCGACGCTAACTTTCTGGAAGGTATGGCTTGCATCGGCGGCTGCGTCGGCGGGCCTGGCACTTTAGTTGATACCAGGGTTACGACCAGGCTGGTGGATAATTTTGCTGCTGCTTCAGCCCGGAAAACAGCTCCCGATAATCAGGAAGCTGTAACCGTTACGAAGCAATTGACGCATTGGCACAAGAATCAGTAG
- a CDS encoding YebC/PmpR family DNA-binding transcriptional regulator has translation MSGHSKWANIKHKKGKMDAIKGKVTTKISREITIAVKNGGSDPAGNMRLKLALQKARENNIPKENIQRAIQKGAGALDGSSYEEILYEGYGPGGVAIMLDIMTDNRNRTAADIRHLFSKHGGNLGESGCVSWMFAQKGIIRVEKSAADEESLMLLVLDAGAEDFSAEDEEAFEIITAPDQFEAVHNALEASKITVASSEITMVPQTTIALAGDDAAKLIKLVDALEEHDDVQEVYGNFDVPDDMLE, from the coding sequence ATGTCTGGACACTCAAAATGGGCCAATATAAAGCATAAAAAAGGCAAGATGGATGCCATCAAAGGGAAAGTTACCACCAAGATCAGCCGGGAGATAACGATTGCCGTAAAAAACGGCGGTTCTGATCCGGCCGGCAATATGCGTTTGAAACTGGCTCTGCAAAAAGCCCGGGAAAATAATATTCCCAAAGAAAATATCCAGAGAGCGATTCAAAAAGGCGCCGGGGCTCTCGACGGCAGCAGTTATGAAGAAATTCTCTATGAAGGGTACGGCCCCGGCGGTGTGGCTATCATGCTGGACATCATGACGGATAACCGCAACCGGACCGCAGCCGACATCCGCCATCTTTTTTCCAAACACGGCGGTAATCTGGGTGAATCAGGCTGTGTTTCCTGGATGTTTGCGCAAAAGGGAATCATCCGGGTGGAAAAAAGCGCCGCTGACGAAGAAAGCTTGATGCTGCTGGTCTTGGATGCCGGCGCGGAAGATTTCTCCGCGGAAGATGAGGAAGCCTTTGAAATTATAACCGCTCCGGACCAGTTTGAGGCGGTGCACAATGCGCTGGAAGCAAGCAAGATTACCGTGGCTTCGTCAGAAATCACGATGGTGCCGCAAACCACCATTGCTCTGGCCGGTGATGATGCCGCGAAGCTTATTAAACTAGTGGATGCTTTGGAAGAACATGATGATGTGCAGGAAGTATACGGTAACTTTGATGTTCCGGATGATATGCTGGAGTAA
- a CDS encoding BofC C-terminal domain-containing protein, producing MFHPKMPYRFVWLFGILLIVGLLAYFYLPGLSFSDGSSVKEMETELVKQDASVKIFPQTDIYQRIVYSKCGDEESSRTKPADSLIGMNLLQFQKVYTGWNIDHFDASEVRMTLTIDSMCREHANNIFIGQKDGYVTVFYGLPGRKPIVKEVTKIPVNHLTQDDVAELQRGIVVQSKEDMLKTLEGMQSR from the coding sequence TTGTTCCATCCTAAAATGCCATATCGCTTCGTCTGGCTGTTTGGTATTCTTCTCATAGTGGGGTTATTGGCATATTTTTACCTGCCGGGTCTTTCTTTTTCCGATGGCAGTTCTGTAAAAGAGATGGAAACCGAATTAGTAAAGCAGGATGCCTCTGTAAAAATTTTTCCCCAGACAGACATTTACCAAAGAATTGTATACTCAAAATGCGGCGACGAAGAATCTTCGCGTACCAAACCGGCAGACAGCCTGATTGGTATGAACCTGTTACAGTTTCAAAAAGTCTATACAGGCTGGAATATAGATCATTTTGATGCAAGCGAAGTAAGAATGACCCTGACGATTGACAGTATGTGCCGGGAACACGCAAACAATATATTTATCGGCCAAAAAGACGGTTATGTTACGGTGTTTTATGGCCTGCCCGGACGAAAGCCCATTGTCAAGGAAGTTACCAAAATTCCGGTGAATCATTTGACCCAGGATGATGTTGCCGAACTGCAGCGAGGTATAGTCGTCCAGTCAAAGGAGGACATGCTGAAGACCTTGGAAGGAATGCAATCCCGCTAG
- the ruvC gene encoding crossover junction endodeoxyribonuclease RuvC: MLALGIDPGTAICGYGVVRLDGSALKPVDFGAVLTSPASSTADRLLEVHRGIEKVIQQYKPDVMGIEQLFFNKNVRTAMAVGQARGVVLLAAAAAGLPVLEPTPLQVKQSVVGYGKATKDQVTYMVQRLLALREAPRPDDVADALAVAVCTLHTYNLRNWQESGL; the protein is encoded by the coding sequence ATGTTGGCATTGGGCATTGATCCGGGGACTGCCATATGCGGCTATGGCGTTGTCAGACTGGATGGCAGCGCCTTAAAGCCTGTTGACTTTGGCGCGGTATTAACCAGTCCCGCCAGCTCAACTGCGGATAGGTTGCTTGAGGTACATAGGGGAATTGAAAAAGTGATTCAGCAGTATAAACCAGACGTGATGGGGATCGAACAGCTTTTTTTCAATAAAAACGTGCGAACGGCTATGGCTGTGGGACAAGCCAGAGGGGTCGTTTTGCTGGCGGCAGCGGCGGCAGGACTGCCGGTTCTGGAGCCTACGCCCCTGCAGGTTAAACAGTCGGTAGTTGGATACGGAAAGGCCACCAAGGATCAAGTGACTTATATGGTCCAGCGGCTGTTAGCATTGCGGGAAGCCCCCCGTCCCGATGATGTGGCCGATGCCCTGGCTGTGGCTGTCTGTACATTGCATACATATAACCTGAGAAATTGGCAGGAGAGCGGACTATGA
- the ruvA gene encoding Holliday junction branch migration protein RuvA — MIGYLQGKVAMLGLEYCYLEVNGVGYRVFIPGSSREKLATGAQVQLFTHLHVREDALLLYGFLTQQEYEVFLLLLSVTGIGPKAALAILSVMNPAQFIMAIGQQDLSALTRVSGIGKKTAERMVLELKDKVAGLPGAAAAVLPAAVPVGSGGSMDIQREALQALLALGYTQQEIMPVLKKLPADQGDAMSVEQAVKLALKEFAARR, encoded by the coding sequence ATGATTGGATATCTGCAAGGCAAGGTTGCTATGCTTGGCCTGGAGTATTGTTATTTGGAAGTAAACGGAGTAGGCTACCGGGTCTTCATCCCCGGTTCCAGCCGTGAAAAGCTGGCGACAGGCGCCCAGGTGCAATTGTTTACCCATTTGCATGTACGGGAAGATGCCCTGTTGCTCTATGGGTTTTTAACGCAGCAGGAGTATGAAGTGTTTCTGCTGTTGCTGTCGGTTACCGGCATTGGTCCGAAGGCAGCCTTAGCCATCCTTTCGGTGATGAACCCGGCTCAGTTTATTATGGCGATTGGGCAGCAGGATTTGAGCGCTCTGACCCGGGTGTCCGGCATCGGCAAAAAAACCGCTGAACGGATGGTCCTGGAACTGAAAGATAAAGTGGCTGGTCTGCCCGGTGCCGCGGCTGCCGTTTTACCGGCTGCAGTTCCGGTCGGCAGCGGCGGCTCGATGGATATCCAGCGGGAAGCGCTGCAGGCTCTCCTGGCTTTAGGCTATACCCAGCAAGAAATCATGCCGGTGTTGAAAAAACTGCCGGCTGACCAGGGAGATGCCATGAGTGTGGAACAGGCCGTGAAGCTGGCCTTAAAAGAATTTGCAGCTAGGAGGTAA